In the genome of Coraliomargarita algicola, one region contains:
- a CDS encoding type I restriction endonuclease subunit R, whose amino-acid sequence MTASKANYPSPESHDVVINEAHIEDRFIAKLVGLKYTNRPDITKLESLEANFREKFERLNAVKLSDSEFARLLDQITTPDVYKSAELLRSINSFERDDGTPLNFTLVNIKDWCKNDYEIVSQLRINTRYSFQRYDVILLINGIPCTQIELKTLEISPRRAMQQIVDYKSDPGNGYSNTLLSFMQLFIVSNRTNTYYFANNNLRHFAFDAKELFLPVYQYADRLNKKIPHLDRFAEAFLPKCTLGHMISRYMVLVASEQKLLMMRPYQIYAVKDIVDCIHQNSGNGYIWHTTGSGKTLTSFKASTLLKNNPDIDKCLFVVDRKDLDRQTREEFNKFQENCVEENTNTHTLVRRLLSDDYADKVIVTTIQKLGLALDESSKRNIGRKERKQQTYKELLAPVADKRLAIIFDECHRSQFGDNHKAIKDFFPKSQLFGFTGTPIFEKNATVKQIDGEEASYKTTADIFQQELHKYTITHAIEDKNVLKFHIDYFKPEVVEGKPAPKPGEALAKRAVIEAILERHDQTTAARKFNAVLATASINDAIAYHQLFADVQLEKQAADPDFRPLHIACVFSPPAEGNPDVKQLQEDLPQEKADNEVAPNEKKLALEAILTAYNEQYGTNHRLSEFDTYYQDVQDRIKAQRFPLADLRQANPKAKAHKIDITIVVDMLLTGFDSKYLNTLYVDKNLKYHGLIQAFSRTNRILNDSKPHGHIFDFRQQQDAVDEAIKLFSGEHEDRSKEIWLVDPAPAVIEKLDAAVQQLNDFMHSQGLTDAPEDVLQLKGDAARAQFIKTFKEVQRLKTQLDQYTDLEPEQKAAIEATLPADTHRAFKGAYIDTARKLKQERETGDGSSSDEVQELDFEFVLFASATIDYDYIMELVTMSDQKTPGKQKMTREQLVALIASDAQFADQRELLEKYIRQLDLGQGRTKEAILEGYETFKTAEAAQQLEDIATAHGLAPDALTDFVETILHRHVFDGEHLTDLMAPLELGWKARSQAERALMKALVPLLNQRAEGQEISGLSGYEN is encoded by the coding sequence ATGACAGCCTCAAAAGCCAATTACCCGTCACCAGAGTCCCATGACGTAGTCATCAATGAGGCGCATATCGAGGATCGGTTTATCGCCAAGCTCGTCGGCCTCAAATACACCAACCGCCCCGACATCACCAAGCTCGAATCGCTGGAAGCCAACTTCCGCGAAAAATTCGAGCGACTGAACGCGGTGAAGCTCTCTGATAGCGAATTCGCCCGCCTGCTCGACCAGATCACCACTCCCGACGTCTACAAGTCTGCCGAGCTGCTCCGCTCCATCAACAGCTTCGAGCGCGACGACGGCACGCCCCTCAACTTCACCTTGGTCAATATCAAGGACTGGTGCAAAAACGACTACGAGATCGTCAGCCAGCTACGCATCAATACTCGCTACAGCTTCCAGCGCTACGATGTCATTCTGCTGATCAACGGCATCCCCTGCACACAGATCGAGCTCAAGACGCTAGAAATCAGCCCGCGCCGCGCCATGCAGCAAATCGTCGACTACAAGTCCGACCCTGGCAACGGCTACAGCAACACACTGCTCTCGTTCATGCAGCTGTTCATCGTCAGCAACCGGACCAATACCTACTACTTCGCCAACAACAACCTCCGCCACTTCGCTTTCGACGCCAAGGAACTCTTCCTCCCCGTCTATCAATACGCCGACCGTCTCAACAAAAAGATTCCCCACCTGGACCGCTTCGCCGAGGCCTTCCTGCCGAAGTGCACGCTCGGCCACATGATCAGCCGCTACATGGTGCTCGTCGCCAGTGAGCAAAAGCTGCTAATGATGCGCCCCTATCAGATCTACGCGGTCAAAGACATCGTCGACTGTATCCACCAGAACTCCGGTAACGGCTACATCTGGCACACCACTGGATCGGGCAAGACGCTCACCTCTTTCAAAGCTTCCACCCTCCTCAAGAACAACCCCGACATCGACAAGTGTCTCTTCGTCGTCGACCGCAAGGACCTCGACCGCCAGACCCGCGAGGAGTTCAACAAATTTCAGGAGAACTGCGTCGAGGAAAACACCAACACCCACACCCTCGTCCGCCGCCTACTTTCCGACGACTATGCCGACAAGGTCATCGTCACCACCATTCAGAAGCTCGGCCTCGCGCTCGACGAGAGCAGCAAGCGCAACATCGGCCGCAAGGAGCGCAAGCAACAGACCTATAAGGAACTGCTCGCCCCCGTCGCCGACAAGCGCCTCGCCATCATCTTCGACGAGTGCCACCGCTCCCAGTTTGGGGACAACCACAAGGCGATCAAAGACTTCTTCCCCAAGTCCCAGCTCTTCGGCTTCACCGGCACGCCCATCTTTGAGAAAAACGCCACCGTCAAGCAAATCGACGGCGAGGAAGCCAGCTACAAGACCACCGCAGACATCTTTCAACAGGAGCTGCACAAATACACGATCACTCACGCCATCGAGGACAAAAACGTCCTCAAATTCCACATCGACTACTTCAAGCCTGAAGTAGTCGAAGGAAAACCAGCTCCAAAGCCTGGTGAAGCCCTCGCCAAACGCGCCGTGATCGAGGCCATCCTTGAGCGTCACGATCAAACCACCGCAGCCCGCAAGTTCAACGCCGTGCTCGCCACCGCTTCGATCAACGACGCCATCGCCTACCACCAGCTCTTTGCCGACGTGCAACTCGAGAAACAGGCCGCCGATCCCGACTTCCGCCCGCTCCACATCGCCTGCGTCTTCTCGCCCCCCGCCGAGGGCAACCCCGACGTCAAACAGCTGCAAGAAGACCTCCCACAGGAGAAGGCTGACAACGAAGTCGCGCCCAACGAAAAGAAGCTGGCACTCGAAGCCATCCTCACCGCCTACAACGAGCAATACGGCACCAACCATCGCCTCAGCGAATTCGACACCTACTACCAAGATGTGCAGGACCGCATCAAAGCGCAGCGATTCCCCTTGGCCGACCTACGCCAAGCCAATCCCAAAGCCAAGGCGCACAAGATCGACATCACCATCGTCGTCGACATGCTCCTCACTGGCTTCGACTCCAAGTATTTGAATACGCTCTACGTCGATAAAAACCTCAAATACCACGGCCTCATTCAGGCCTTCTCCCGCACCAACCGTATTCTCAACGACTCCAAGCCGCACGGCCACATCTTCGACTTCCGCCAGCAGCAGGACGCCGTCGACGAAGCGATCAAACTCTTCTCTGGCGAACACGAAGACCGCTCCAAGGAAATCTGGCTGGTCGACCCCGCGCCCGCTGTCATCGAAAAGCTCGACGCCGCGGTCCAGCAACTCAACGACTTCATGCATTCGCAGGGTCTCACCGACGCTCCCGAAGATGTGCTCCAGCTCAAAGGCGACGCCGCCCGCGCCCAGTTCATCAAAACCTTTAAGGAGGTCCAACGCCTCAAGACCCAGCTCGATCAATACACCGATCTCGAACCCGAGCAAAAAGCAGCCATCGAAGCGACGCTGCCGGCCGATACCCACCGCGCCTTCAAAGGTGCCTACATCGACACCGCTCGCAAACTCAAGCAAGAGCGTGAGACAGGCGACGGCAGCAGTTCAGACGAAGTCCAAGAGCTCGACTTCGAGTTCGTCCTCTTCGCCTCCGCCACCATCGACTACGACTACATCATGGAGCTCGTCACCATGAGCGACCAAAAGACACCTGGTAAGCAGAAGATGACCCGCGAGCAACTCGTCGCCCTCATCGCGTCCGATGCCCAGTTTGCCGACCAGCGCGAACTACTCGAAAAATACATCCGCCAGCTCGATCTCGGCCAAGGCCGCACCAAAGAAGCCATTCTCGAAGGCTACGAAACCTTCAAAACCGCAGAGGCCGCGCAACAACTAGAAGACATCGCCACCGCACACGGCCTCGCACCCGATGCCCTAACCGACTTCGTCGAAACCATCCTTCACCGCCACGTCTTCGACGGCGAACACCTCACCGATCTCATGGCTCCCCTCGAACTCGGCTGGAAAGCCCGCAGCCAAGCCGAACGCGCACTGATGAAAGCACTCGTGCCGCTCCTCAATCAACGCGCCGAAGGGCAAGAAATCTCAGGACTCTCTGGATATGAAAATTAG
- a CDS encoding DNA adenine methylase, protein MSIAHSPLRYPGGKNCIFSFVSCLIAENDMLGCKYIEPYAGGAGLALRLLYEEFAESIVINDLDPLVHAFWCTCVNEPGKLIEWIKETPVTVSIWKQCKEIIRNPEGASPFEMAVSFFFLNRTNVSGVLSGGIIGGVNQTGKYKIDARYNKAALIQKIEKIGRFSSRIEVSKLDGIKLVEKYKKYRADTFLYLDPPYYEKGSNLYLNAYKDADHTRLSEYVSTLSTPWLLSYDNHSFIIDLYNAFEKRAYKLQHSTSNKIGDEVLIFSRKISFDKSLAMLREPLII, encoded by the coding sequence ATGAGCATTGCGCATTCTCCTTTAAGATACCCAGGCGGCAAAAACTGCATCTTTTCATTTGTTTCCTGCCTCATCGCTGAAAACGATATGCTAGGATGTAAATACATTGAGCCCTATGCCGGTGGCGCAGGCCTGGCCCTACGATTGCTCTATGAGGAATTTGCAGAAAGCATAGTGATCAACGATCTAGATCCGCTAGTTCACGCGTTTTGGTGCACCTGTGTTAACGAACCAGGCAAGTTGATAGAATGGATTAAAGAAACGCCAGTTACGGTATCAATCTGGAAACAATGTAAAGAAATTATCAGAAATCCGGAGGGAGCATCACCTTTCGAGATGGCGGTATCATTTTTCTTTCTAAATCGCACAAACGTTTCTGGGGTCCTCAGCGGCGGTATAATTGGTGGAGTCAACCAAACTGGGAAATATAAGATTGATGCACGATACAACAAAGCAGCTTTGATTCAAAAAATTGAAAAAATTGGGAGATTTTCTAGTCGTATTGAGGTCAGCAAACTGGACGGAATTAAACTCGTTGAAAAATACAAAAAATACAGAGCTGATACGTTTCTGTATCTAGATCCTCCCTACTACGAGAAGGGTTCGAACCTCTACCTAAATGCATACAAAGACGCCGACCACACGCGACTGTCTGAATACGTCTCAACCCTTTCCACCCCATGGCTACTATCCTATGACAACCACTCGTTTATTATAGACCTATATAACGCTTTCGAAAAGAGGGCGTATAAGCTCCAACACTCGACTTCGAATAAAATTGGCGATGAGGTTTTGATTTTTTCTAGAAAGATCTCCTTTGATAAATCATTAGCTATGCTACGAGAACCATTAATCATATAA
- a CDS encoding KilA-N domain-containing protein: MPKTKKSTFSVKGNDITVLSETTGDFISLTDMLRAKDGDFFISDWLRNRNTVEYLGIWESVHNPDFNYGEFATIRSQAGLNSYKISVKEWVHKTNAIGLKAKAGRYGGTYAHKDIAFEFGMWISAEFKIYLIKEFQRLKDEENDRLQLDWNLQRTLSKINYRIHTDAIKATLIPSAVTRTQAAQTYAEEADILNVALFGQTARDWRTANPELKGNIRDHAPLEQLVVLTNLESLNSVFIRQGLPASERLLKLNEIAITQMRTLLSDPSLKRLKE; encoded by the coding sequence ATGCCCAAGACTAAAAAATCCACTTTTTCCGTCAAAGGAAACGATATCACGGTTTTAAGCGAAACCACAGGCGATTTCATTTCGCTCACAGATATGCTACGCGCCAAAGACGGAGATTTCTTCATTTCAGACTGGCTCCGAAATCGCAATACCGTCGAGTATCTCGGGATTTGGGAGTCCGTGCACAACCCCGATTTTAATTATGGCGAATTCGCCACAATTAGAAGTCAAGCCGGACTCAACAGCTACAAAATTAGCGTCAAAGAGTGGGTTCACAAAACCAATGCCATCGGCCTTAAGGCAAAAGCAGGGCGCTACGGTGGCACCTACGCCCATAAGGACATTGCCTTCGAGTTCGGCATGTGGATCAGTGCCGAATTTAAAATTTACCTCATCAAAGAGTTCCAGCGGCTCAAGGACGAGGAAAACGACCGTCTCCAGCTCGACTGGAACCTCCAGCGCACGCTCTCCAAGATCAACTACCGCATCCACACCGATGCGATCAAAGCCACCCTGATACCAAGCGCTGTGACCAGAACGCAAGCCGCCCAAACTTACGCCGAGGAAGCCGACATTCTCAACGTCGCTCTCTTTGGTCAAACTGCCCGGGACTGGCGCACAGCAAACCCCGAATTGAAAGGTAACATTCGTGACCATGCCCCGCTTGAACAACTGGTCGTCCTTACGAACCTCGAAAGCCTCAATTCTGTTTTTATAAGACAAGGCCTGCCCGCTTCCGAACGACTCCTCAAACTCAACGAGATCGCAATTACTCAAATGCGCACACTGCTCAGCGATCCAAGCCTCAAACGATTGAAGGAATGA
- a CDS encoding restriction endonuclease subunit S, with product MPTNNKVAGALDRHSPKGDGCSSSRVGSANALVPELRFPEFSTGEDWQEQKAGSLFANRTEKGVSKLPIYSVTMNDGMVRRSSLDRNFDDIASAGNKRVYKNDIAYNMMRMWQGAFGLAPENCLVSPAYIVLSSQKTICTEFFGYLFKSRKYLQLFTSHSRGLTEDRLRLYYPDFAVIPLQFPSLPEQQKIADCLGSLDDLIAAHSRKLAALQDHKKGLLQQLFPAEGETTPKLRFPPFAGEWTATTLVKACQMKAGKFVRAAEINNSPKDALYPCYGGNGLRGYTKTYTHDGKYSLIGRQGALCGNVQLTSGRFHATEHAVVANPTKEVCSDWLFYALSFLNLNQFATGQAQPGLSVEVLERVSIAIPTNTKEQQKIADCLSDLDALIAAQTKQIAALKAHKQGLMQQLYPCN from the coding sequence ATGCCCACGAACAACAAAGTAGCCGGAGCTCTTGACCGCCATAGCCCGAAGGGCGACGGCTGTTCCAGTTCCCGAGTCGGTTCAGCGAATGCGCTGGTGCCGGAACTGAGATTTCCAGAGTTCAGCACAGGAGAAGATTGGCAGGAACAAAAGGCTGGTTCGCTATTTGCAAACCGAACAGAAAAAGGCGTTTCCAAACTGCCCATCTATTCTGTCACGATGAATGATGGAATGGTCCGCCGCTCCTCACTGGATCGGAACTTTGATGACATAGCTTCAGCAGGAAATAAAAGGGTTTATAAGAACGACATCGCTTACAATATGATGCGAATGTGGCAAGGTGCCTTCGGCCTTGCCCCCGAGAACTGCTTGGTCAGTCCAGCGTATATTGTTCTCTCATCCCAAAAAACGATTTGCACCGAATTCTTTGGATATCTCTTTAAATCACGAAAATATCTACAGCTGTTTACCTCCCATTCGCGGGGACTGACAGAAGACAGACTACGACTTTATTACCCTGATTTCGCAGTAATTCCACTACAATTCCCTTCGCTCCCCGAACAACAAAAAATCGCCGACTGCCTCGGCTCCTTAGATGATCTGATCGCCGCGCACAGCCGCAAGCTCGCCGCCCTCCAAGACCACAAAAAAGGCCTCCTCCAGCAACTCTTCCCCGCCGAAGGCGAAACTACGCCCAAACTGCGCTTTCCGCCATTTGCGGGGGAGTGGACTGCAACAACCCTAGTCAAAGCATGTCAGATGAAAGCAGGGAAATTTGTAAGAGCGGCTGAAATCAATAATTCTCCCAAAGACGCTCTCTACCCATGCTATGGCGGAAATGGACTAAGGGGTTACACTAAAACTTACACGCACGATGGGAAATATTCTCTAATTGGCCGACAAGGTGCACTCTGTGGCAACGTGCAATTAACATCAGGACGCTTTCACGCCACAGAACATGCCGTGGTTGCCAATCCAACCAAAGAAGTGTGTTCAGATTGGCTTTTCTACGCCTTATCATTCCTAAACCTGAATCAATTTGCTACAGGACAAGCGCAACCGGGGCTCTCTGTCGAAGTTCTAGAGCGTGTATCTATCGCGATTCCAACAAATACAAAGGAACAACAAAAAATCGCCGACTGCCTCAGCGACCTCGACGCTCTCATTGCCGCCCAGACCAAGCAAATCGCCGCCCTCAAAGCGCACAAGCAGGGACTAATGCAGCAGCTTTATCCGTGCAATTAG